From one Tetragenococcus osmophilus genomic stretch:
- a CDS encoding NADPH-dependent FMN reductase — MNHFIGLVGTNSDNSTNRKLLQFMQKHFSDKVSIELMEIRDFPLFNKPETDQLPEVVKDAAEKISQSDGVIISTPEYDHSIPAALTNALNWLSYGIYPFVDKPVMITGASYGTLGSSRAQSHLRQILDSPELKARIMPSSEFLLGHSLEAFDEENALIEHEQVKKLNGLFEDFQVFVDLTNQLTNAHEANKQEAKNFNWETI, encoded by the coding sequence ATGAACCATTTTATTGGATTAGTAGGAACCAATTCAGATAATTCTACCAATCGAAAATTATTACAATTTATGCAAAAGCATTTCTCAGATAAAGTAAGTATTGAGTTAATGGAAATTCGAGATTTTCCTCTTTTTAACAAACCAGAAACTGACCAATTACCAGAAGTTGTAAAAGATGCAGCCGAAAAAATTAGTCAATCAGATGGGGTTATTATTAGCACACCTGAATATGATCATTCAATCCCAGCTGCTTTGACCAACGCATTAAATTGGCTTTCTTATGGCATTTATCCTTTTGTAGATAAGCCTGTCATGATCACTGGCGCTTCTTATGGAACACTTGGTTCTTCACGTGCTCAGTCTCACCTACGTCAAATCCTAGATTCGCCTGAACTAAAAGCCCGGATTATGCCTAGTTCAGAATTTTTACTTGGACATTCACTAGAAGCGTTTGACGAAGAAAACGCATTAATCGAACACGAGCAAGTGAAAAAACTCAATGGTTTATTCGAAGATTTTCAAGTTTTTGTTGACCTTACAAATCAACTAACAAATGCACATGAAGCCAATAAACAAGAAGCAAAAAATTTTAATTGGGAAACCATTTAG
- a CDS encoding NAD(P)H-dependent oxidoreductase has translation MKLVGIVGSNADFSYNRLLLQYIKKHFESFVDIEILEIKDIPLFNQSHDQTNSAPIQKLNRKILAADGVIIATPEHNHTIPAGLKSVLEWLSFKIQPLSNKPVMLVGASYYDQGSSRAQLHLRQILEAPGVNAIVMPGNEFLLGKVKEAFDEQNNLKEQGTTDFLQTCLEKFVKFIKVVSSINEPQKDLSAEEDLEATGKIDTTIEGVDMSAEDWVEQASEKIDAVQGDTYVKLNRGILTVNQLNALLASMPMELTFADSNNQFLFYNYTEDKEEMFAGRVPGQVGNPLANCHPPATYKNVKWVLSQLRHGNEDVVRIHVPTHGPDKYVVHSYQAMHDDTGNYMGVNEYVLDFQPIIDWYLQQTGQRLAKDETVEVDATSSASKKQEEVDSVSGASEQATSEVDSVSSASESADVDSVSSASIKS, from the coding sequence ATGAAATTAGTTGGAATTGTAGGTTCTAACGCTGATTTTTCCTATAATCGTTTATTACTGCAATACATTAAAAAACATTTCGAGTCATTTGTAGATATTGAAATTTTAGAAATTAAAGATATTCCATTATTTAATCAAAGCCACGATCAAACCAATAGCGCACCTATTCAAAAACTGAACCGCAAAATTTTAGCAGCTGATGGTGTTATCATCGCAACTCCTGAACATAATCATACAATCCCAGCTGGACTAAAAAGCGTCCTTGAATGGTTATCATTTAAGATTCAACCTCTTTCAAATAAACCAGTTATGTTAGTAGGCGCTTCTTACTATGATCAAGGTTCTTCACGTGCCCAATTGCATTTACGCCAAATTTTAGAAGCTCCTGGGGTAAACGCTATTGTGATGCCAGGTAATGAATTTCTTTTAGGTAAAGTAAAAGAAGCTTTTGACGAACAAAATAATTTAAAAGAACAAGGAACAACTGATTTCTTACAAACTTGCTTAGAAAAATTTGTAAAATTTATTAAAGTGGTTTCTTCAATCAACGAACCACAAAAGGATTTATCAGCTGAAGAAGATTTAGAAGCAACTGGTAAAATCGATACGACTATTGAAGGCGTAGACATGTCTGCTGAAGATTGGGTAGAACAAGCAAGCGAAAAAATAGATGCAGTTCAAGGTGACACTTATGTGAAGCTAAACCGTGGAATCTTAACGGTAAACCAATTGAATGCCTTACTTGCTTCAATGCCAATGGAATTGACATTTGCTGATAGCAATAATCAATTTTTATTCTATAACTATACAGAAGATAAAGAAGAAATGTTTGCTGGCCGTGTACCTGGACAAGTTGGAAACCCATTAGCAAATTGTCATCCACCTGCTACTTATAAAAATGTCAAATGGGTGCTTTCACAACTACGTCATGGAAATGAAGACGTTGTTCGTATCCATGTACCAACACATGGTCCAGATAAATACGTAGTTCATAGTTACCAAGCAATGCACGATGACACAGGAAATTATATGGGTGTTAACGAATATGTATTAGATTTTCAACCTATTATTGATTGGTATCTACAACAAACAGGGCAAAGACTAGCCAAAGATGAAACTGTCGAGGTCGATGCAACCTCTAGTGCTTCAAAGAAACAAGAAGAAGTTGATAGTGTATCCGGAGCTTCAGAACAAGCGACTTCAGAAGTTGATAGTGTATCTAGTGCTTCTGAAAGCGCAGATGTCGATAGTGTTTCCAGTGCTTCTATCAAATCATAG
- a CDS encoding NADP-dependent oxidoreductase encodes MDTRAVVINQYGGKDQLKESTVSLPKLEENQVLVSVQATSINPIDWKLREGYLQQKYPWDFPIVLGWDVAGVIVDVGQEVTNWQVGDKVFARPQTTRFGTYTDYTIVNENLLVSIPDNTSYKEAAAVPLAGLTAYQVLFDHGELEAGQKVLIHAGSGGVGTFAIQLAKLQGAYVYTTASKKNHELLQSLGADETIDYHTTDFTEVVSQADLVLDALGGSKMQQQSMEVLKPHGYLISLSAIEDPSLAKEKQINAKGIWLDENGEQLQVLADYMKNDQLKSVLATSYPLSQKGIYQAHELSETNHAVGKIVIDNES; translated from the coding sequence TTGGACACAAGAGCAGTTGTTATCAATCAATATGGTGGTAAAGATCAGTTAAAAGAAAGTACAGTGTCTTTGCCTAAATTAGAGGAAAATCAAGTTTTAGTTAGTGTTCAAGCAACTTCTATCAATCCGATCGATTGGAAACTGCGGGAAGGTTACTTGCAACAAAAATATCCTTGGGATTTCCCAATTGTTTTAGGTTGGGACGTTGCTGGTGTCATTGTTGATGTTGGCCAAGAAGTAACAAACTGGCAAGTAGGAGATAAAGTATTTGCTCGACCACAGACAACTAGATTTGGCACTTATACCGATTACACCATCGTTAATGAAAATCTTTTAGTTTCAATCCCAGATAATACTTCTTATAAAGAAGCTGCAGCAGTTCCATTGGCTGGGTTAACTGCTTATCAAGTATTATTTGATCACGGGGAATTAGAAGCAGGGCAAAAAGTCTTGATACATGCTGGTTCAGGAGGCGTAGGAACCTTTGCTATTCAATTAGCTAAACTACAAGGTGCTTATGTTTATACTACTGCTAGTAAGAAAAACCATGAATTATTACAATCATTAGGTGCTGATGAAACGATTGATTATCATACGACCGATTTTACTGAAGTAGTATCACAAGCTGATTTAGTCTTGGATGCTCTAGGTGGGAGTAAAATGCAGCAACAAAGTATGGAAGTACTTAAACCTCATGGTTATTTAATTAGTCTATCTGCCATTGAAGATCCATCTTTAGCAAAAGAAAAACAAATTAACGCTAAAGGCATTTGGTTAGATGAAAATGGAGAGCAATTGCAAGTGTTAGCAGATTATATGAAAAACGATCAACTAAAAAGTGTACTTGCAACTTCTTATCCATTATCTCAAAAAGGAATTTATCAAGCTCATGAACTAAGTGAAACTAATCATGCTGTAGGCAAAATTGTGATTGATAATGAATCATAA
- the gntK gene encoding gluconokinase yields the protein MDYIIGMDIGTTSTKAVLYDLKGTVITNTSESYELHRDAMDMAEQEPEDILTAVTTTLKRMISQIDWKKDRLRTVSFSSANQSLIALDENYQPLTRIITWGDTRAAPAAKKIKNSDQGQELYERTGTPIHPMSLLCKISWLKEDVPEVYNKAAYYCGIKEYVLYRLFGIWQMDVSVASCTGMYNIFELQWDEKALELTGVSKEQLPKVVDAYEQFSGMKKEYATITGCPQDVTFVQGAFDGALSNLGVNAIDEGVAAVTIGTSGAIRMVSDHPVIDPKGRIFCYALTKNLWVIGGPVNNGGVVFSWAKDNLFDAEKSTADLLGKDSYDLLTEVASQVPAGSDGLLFHPFLGGERAPIWDANARGSFFGLAQMHTRAHMVRAVLEGIVYNLYTVLLALEEVLGQPDSILATGGFARSELWRQMLSDVFERPVTIPQAFESSCLGAAVVGMKSIGVIEELAEVKNFVGETTTYAPNPEHFNVYRELVPIYIRLTRQLQTEYQTIADFQRRYAENGEDAD from the coding sequence ATGGATTATATTATTGGAATGGATATTGGTACGACGAGTACAAAAGCTGTTTTATATGATTTGAAGGGGACAGTGATCACAAATACCAGTGAATCTTATGAACTTCATCGCGATGCGATGGACATGGCTGAACAAGAACCCGAAGATATTCTAACAGCAGTAACTACTACTTTAAAAAGGATGATCAGCCAGATTGATTGGAAAAAGGATAGGTTGCGAACAGTTTCTTTTTCTAGTGCGAACCAAAGTTTGATTGCCTTAGATGAAAATTATCAACCACTAACACGCATTATTACGTGGGGAGATACAAGAGCAGCACCTGCTGCTAAAAAGATTAAAAATTCAGATCAAGGACAAGAATTATATGAACGTACAGGAACACCGATTCATCCAATGTCTCTATTATGCAAAATCTCATGGTTAAAAGAAGATGTACCTGAAGTATACAATAAAGCAGCTTATTACTGTGGGATTAAAGAGTATGTTCTTTATCGTTTATTTGGGATATGGCAAATGGATGTCTCTGTTGCAAGTTGTACTGGTATGTATAATATATTTGAACTCCAATGGGACGAAAAAGCTTTAGAGTTAACAGGCGTTAGTAAGGAACAATTGCCTAAAGTAGTTGATGCTTACGAACAATTTTCCGGAATGAAAAAAGAGTATGCTACAATTACAGGTTGTCCACAAGATGTTACTTTTGTTCAAGGTGCATTTGATGGGGCCTTGTCTAATTTAGGCGTTAACGCCATCGATGAAGGTGTGGCAGCTGTCACTATTGGGACATCAGGTGCCATCCGAATGGTTAGTGACCATCCAGTAATCGATCCAAAGGGACGAATTTTTTGCTATGCTTTAACTAAAAATTTGTGGGTTATTGGTGGTCCAGTAAATAATGGTGGTGTTGTTTTTTCTTGGGCAAAAGACAACTTATTTGACGCTGAAAAAAGTACAGCTGACCTTTTAGGAAAAGACAGTTATGACTTATTGACTGAAGTTGCTTCCCAAGTTCCTGCTGGTTCAGACGGTTTGTTATTTCATCCATTTCTTGGAGGAGAACGTGCGCCTATTTGGGATGCCAATGCTCGAGGTTCCTTTTTTGGCTTAGCTCAAATGCATACGCGAGCTCATATGGTTCGTGCTGTTCTTGAAGGCATTGTTTATAATTTATATACCGTTCTTTTAGCATTAGAAGAAGTCCTAGGTCAGCCAGACTCCATTTTAGCAACGGGCGGATTTGCTCGTTCGGAATTATGGCGTCAAATGTTATCTGATGTTTTTGAAAGACCAGTAACTATCCCTCAGGCTTTTGAATCATCTTGTTTAGGGGCCGCTGTTGTGGGTATGAAATCTATTGGCGTGATCGAAGAATTAGCTGAAGTCAAAAACTTTGTTGGCGAAACAACAACTTACGCTCCTAACCCTGAACATTTCAATGTTTACCGAGAACTTGTTCCGATTTACATTCGATTAACTCGACAATTGCAAACAGAATATCAAACCATTGCTGATTTCCAACGAAGGTATGCAGAAAACGGCGAGGACGCCGATTAA